The following are from one region of the Primulina eburnea isolate SZY01 chromosome 17, ASM2296580v1, whole genome shotgun sequence genome:
- the LOC140817845 gene encoding uncharacterized protein, with protein MRAHLAAQDDDIIEKPIDEWTAGEKRKENLDNVAKDMLYKMLDKVTFSKTKMCKTAKEIWEKLIQLCEGNEQTKENKLFVDVQKFDNIKMRAGESMHEYDERVSCIINEINALGTVYTNKEVALKVIRGLPKE; from the exons ATGcgggctcacttagctgcacaagatgatgacat aattgaaaagCCCATAGATGAATGGACTGCTGgggagaaaagaaaagaaaatttggaCAATGTGGCAAAGGATATGCTGTACAAAATGCTGGATAAAGTAACTTTCAGTAAAACCAAGATGTGTAAAACTGCTAAGGAAATTTGGGAAAAACTGATCCAgctttgtgaaggaaatgaacaaaCGAAAGAGAATAAACTTTTTGTTgatgttcagaagtttgacaacatcaagATGAGAGCTGGAGAATCGAtgcatgagtatgatgaaagagtcagtTGTATCATCAATGAGATAAATGCACTTGGAAcagtgtataccaacaaagaagttgcattaaaAGTGattagaggtcttcccaaggagtag